From a single Alloactinosynnema sp. L-07 genomic region:
- a CDS encoding DUF2306 domain-containing protein, which yields MILSRVGWALMTILSLLVVLISTHYLAFDSTTYFEQQREVFIRREVVLGIHICGALLALITGPWQFARSIRNRWPRVHRITGRAYVLGCLVGGVGGLALATTAHGGWVTSLGFAGLAIAWLGTTVVAFAMIRVRRVAEHKKWMIRSFSLTFAAVTLRLMLGAYEGFELDIAFADAYSAIAWLCWVPNLAVAWWFTRSRQPLLLARAAERP from the coding sequence ATGATTCTCTCCAGGGTCGGATGGGCCCTCATGACAATCCTGTCCCTGCTGGTGGTGCTGATCTCCACGCACTATCTGGCGTTTGACTCCACCACCTACTTCGAGCAGCAGCGTGAGGTGTTCATCCGGCGCGAGGTCGTGCTCGGGATCCACATCTGCGGTGCCCTCCTCGCCTTGATCACCGGTCCGTGGCAGTTCGCGCGATCCATCCGGAACCGCTGGCCGCGCGTCCACCGGATCACCGGCCGCGCGTACGTCCTCGGGTGTCTCGTCGGTGGCGTCGGCGGGCTCGCGCTCGCCACGACGGCGCACGGGGGCTGGGTGACGTCGCTGGGGTTCGCCGGGCTCGCGATCGCGTGGTTGGGGACGACCGTCGTCGCGTTCGCGATGATCAGGGTGAGGCGGGTGGCCGAGCACAAGAAGTGGATGATCCGCAGCTTCTCGCTGACCTTCGCCGCGGTCACGTTGCGGCTGATGCTGGGCGCGTATGAGGGCTTTGAGCTGGACATCGCCTTCGCCGACGCCTACTCCGCGATCGCGTGGCTGTGCTGGGTGCCGAACCTGGCCGTGGCGTGGTGGTTCACCCGGAGCAGGCAGCCTCTACTCTTGGCCCGTGCTGCTGAGCGACCGTGA
- a CDS encoding CPBP family intramembrane glutamic endopeptidase encodes MAANPVRLSVWAYVGIVVAYLALLFVVTAVMTRGIDTQYATATNVDQLWRSLTVPLGAALLFVLAVVAALRWWRPVLRDDRPVQRWVIIVPVIQLAAILLAVNYGGLADRGLAFTLLLLLTALLVGFGEEIMFRGLGVTVFRANGFTEGKVALWSTVIFGLAHSTNLFTSEGTGAIIQVFIAALSGYFFYLVRRRSGGILVPAIVHGLWDFALISGTTVPGEHYPGFVASILALVVLTVILLLRRHRVELVDENAKGPSVTGPRNS; translated from the coding sequence ATGGCAGCGAATCCGGTCCGGTTATCGGTGTGGGCCTACGTGGGCATCGTCGTCGCCTACCTGGCGCTCCTTTTCGTGGTCACCGCGGTCATGACCCGCGGCATCGATACCCAGTACGCAACGGCCACCAACGTCGACCAGCTGTGGCGCAGTCTCACCGTCCCGCTGGGGGCCGCCCTGCTGTTCGTCCTGGCGGTGGTGGCGGCCCTGCGCTGGTGGCGCCCGGTCCTTCGCGACGACCGCCCGGTACAGCGGTGGGTGATCATCGTCCCCGTCATCCAACTGGCCGCCATCCTGCTCGCCGTCAACTATGGCGGACTGGCCGACCGGGGCCTCGCGTTCACCCTCCTGCTGCTGCTCACCGCCTTGCTCGTCGGATTCGGCGAAGAGATCATGTTCCGCGGCCTGGGCGTCACCGTCTTCCGGGCCAACGGCTTCACCGAAGGCAAAGTGGCCCTCTGGTCCACGGTGATCTTCGGCTTGGCCCACTCCACGAACCTGTTCACGTCGGAGGGCACAGGAGCGATCATCCAGGTCTTCATCGCGGCCCTGTCCGGCTACTTCTTCTATTTGGTGCGCAGGCGCAGTGGCGGCATCCTCGTGCCCGCCATCGTGCACGGCCTGTGGGACTTCGCCCTCATCTCGGGCACCACCGTTCCCGGTGAGCACTACCCCGGCTTTGTGGCGAGCATCCTGGCGCTAGTCGTGCTCACCGTGATCCTCCTGCTCCGCCGACACCGCGTCGAATTGGTCGACGAGAATGCGAAAGGCCCGTCAGTGACGGGCCCTCGGAACAGCTGA
- a CDS encoding helix-turn-helix domain-containing protein encodes MDSPPALAWSVANCTVARTMSILGERWTVVVLREIFNGVRRFDQMREHTEIPRQVLTNRLAMLVDEGILYRHPYRLAGERERHEYRLTPKGFDLYPILVAIRAWGDQYLADPEGSPVEMAHRDCGEPVEVRLACAGGHDIDSPRDVVTRPGPGAHRRVG; translated from the coding sequence ATGGACTCCCCACCCGCGCTGGCCTGGTCGGTGGCCAACTGCACGGTCGCCAGAACGATGTCCATCCTCGGCGAGCGCTGGACGGTCGTGGTCCTCCGCGAGATCTTCAACGGCGTCCGCCGCTTCGACCAGATGCGCGAACACACCGAGATCCCCCGCCAGGTCCTGACCAACCGCCTCGCGATGCTGGTCGACGAGGGCATCCTCTACCGGCACCCGTACCGACTGGCGGGCGAGCGGGAGCGGCACGAGTACCGGCTCACGCCGAAAGGCTTCGACCTCTACCCGATCCTGGTCGCCATCCGGGCCTGGGGAGACCAGTACCTGGCCGACCCGGAAGGCTCCCCCGTCGAAATGGCCCACCGGGACTGCGGCGAACCCGTCGAGGTCCGCCTGGCCTGCGCGGGCGGCCACGACATCGACTCACCCCGCGACGTGGTCACCCGCCCCGGCCCCGGAGCCCACCGCCGAGTCGGTTGA
- a CDS encoding PaaI family thioesterase yields MTQMQRTRTFSWDDPQVNAAALGTLTGLGLIQAMIAGEYPAPPVMRLLDMERMEAEEGRVVVTMRAQEFHYNPLGGVHGGVLATLLDTAAACAVHTTLPARTGYTSLDLTTKFLRPASVASGLLTCEGTVISRGRRTALAQAQLTDEAGRLIAHATSSCLIFEV; encoded by the coding sequence ATGACACAGATGCAGCGCACCCGAACCTTCAGCTGGGACGACCCGCAGGTCAACGCCGCCGCGCTCGGGACGCTCACCGGGCTGGGGCTGATCCAGGCGATGATCGCGGGCGAGTACCCCGCGCCGCCGGTCATGCGGTTGCTCGACATGGAGCGCATGGAGGCCGAGGAAGGGCGCGTGGTCGTGACCATGCGGGCCCAGGAGTTCCACTACAACCCTCTCGGTGGCGTGCACGGCGGCGTCCTGGCCACGCTGCTGGACACCGCCGCGGCCTGCGCGGTGCACACCACGCTGCCCGCGCGGACCGGATACACCTCACTGGACCTGACGACGAAGTTCCTGCGACCCGCGTCCGTGGCGTCCGGCCTGCTGACGTGCGAGGGCACGGTCATCTCGCGCGGCCGCCGGACCGCGCTGGCCCAGGCGCAGCTCACCGACGAGGCCGGGCGGCTCATCGCCCACGCCACCTCGTCGTGCCTCATCTTCGAGGTTTAA
- a CDS encoding DUF6508 domain-containing protein has product MWQALFAAADAITPADLNVKWGGGQSTPTGSIQMPYPIYSPAVNALTGRLSEVGAVVVYDWMHWPPIDAATLDKAPVATAARLATKIIRGERFCDGTIDHAMNDGSLQAIVARLRKWYETERQA; this is encoded by the coding sequence GTGTGGCAGGCACTGTTCGCCGCGGCCGACGCGATCACCCCGGCCGACCTGAACGTCAAGTGGGGCGGCGGGCAGTCGACACCGACCGGGTCGATCCAGATGCCGTACCCGATCTACAGCCCGGCTGTGAACGCCTTGACCGGCAGGCTCTCCGAGGTCGGCGCCGTGGTCGTCTACGACTGGATGCACTGGCCGCCGATCGACGCGGCCACCCTCGACAAGGCGCCGGTCGCCACGGCCGCCCGACTGGCCACGAAGATCATCCGCGGCGAGCGGTTCTGCGACGGCACGATCGACCACGCCATGAACGACGGCTCGCTGCAAGCGATCGTCGCGCGACTGCGCAAGTGGTACGAAACCGAACGCCAGGCCTAG
- a CDS encoding DUF4304 domain-containing protein, with translation MEPGAVRNADEWFRLMVETGLAPGLRALGLSGTGRRYRMVRDAHVAQVSILQSNLGPRSTRFTLALSVAATDEWSSQLRIRPYLRGASNAGMGWQERIGNLILVGSGVPIGDLWWQVDVGKPFGSLSREVLSAVREFGLPAMYDEIRSRVD, from the coding sequence GTGGAACCAGGCGCGGTGCGCAACGCGGATGAGTGGTTCCGGCTCATGGTCGAGACCGGCTTAGCTCCCGGCCTGCGCGCGCTCGGCCTGTCCGGCACCGGTCGCCGCTACCGGATGGTCCGCGACGCGCATGTGGCCCAGGTGTCGATCCTGCAGTCCAACCTCGGCCCCCGCTCGACCCGCTTCACCCTCGCGCTCAGCGTCGCCGCCACCGACGAGTGGTCCAGCCAGCTGCGCATCCGCCCCTACCTGCGCGGCGCGTCGAACGCGGGAATGGGCTGGCAGGAGCGCATCGGCAACCTGATCCTGGTCGGCTCTGGCGTGCCGATCGGGGACCTGTGGTGGCAGGTCGACGTCGGCAAGCCCTTCGGCTCCCTGTCGCGCGAAGTGCTGTCCGCCGTGCGCGAGTTCGGCCTGCCCGCCATGTACGACGAGATCCGCAGCCGGGTGGACTAG
- a CDS encoding response regulator transcription factor, whose amino-acid sequence MRSSYLQVSGRTARPADGGLGVALVDGIPLFREGLSALVMRTPGLTWLGATDTPQGAVQFAERYHPNVVLIDSGLDTRSHLSNMLSAANPSLTTLVLVRDAHRTTQYVATAIASGVHGVILRSAEPPQVIDAIRAVRADRRYVDPALAQTVAAPRGRLARVPDSTQPLSRREFQVLQLIADGLENQAIAKILYVSVETVRTHVKSILRKLSARDRTHAVAVGFRSGVLLAPTPQRPPGQSAPPRTGT is encoded by the coding sequence ATGCGCAGTTCCTACCTACAGGTCTCTGGCCGGACGGCCAGGCCTGCGGACGGTGGATTGGGGGTCGCGCTCGTTGACGGCATCCCATTGTTCCGAGAGGGCTTGTCCGCGCTGGTGATGCGAACCCCCGGCCTGACCTGGCTAGGGGCCACTGACACGCCGCAGGGCGCCGTCCAGTTCGCTGAGCGCTATCACCCGAATGTGGTGCTCATCGACTCCGGCCTCGACACCCGCAGTCACCTCAGCAACATGCTTTCGGCGGCCAACCCCAGCCTGACGACGCTGGTCCTGGTCCGCGACGCGCATCGCACCACCCAATACGTCGCCACCGCGATCGCGTCGGGCGTGCACGGGGTGATCCTGCGTTCGGCCGAGCCACCACAGGTCATCGACGCGATCCGGGCGGTGCGAGCCGACCGGCGGTACGTCGATCCGGCGCTGGCTCAGACCGTGGCCGCCCCGCGCGGCCGGTTGGCGCGGGTGCCGGACTCGACCCAGCCGCTGTCGCGGCGGGAGTTCCAGGTGCTGCAGCTGATCGCCGACGGGCTGGAGAACCAGGCCATCGCCAAGATCCTCTACGTCTCGGTCGAGACCGTGCGGACCCATGTGAAGAGCATCCTGCGCAAGCTCAGCGCGCGGGACCGCACGCACGCGGTCGCCGTCGGCTTCCGCTCCGGAGTGCTGCTGGCGCCGACGCCGCAGCGCCCGCCCGGCCAGTCAGCGCCGCCCAGAACGGGCACGTGA
- a CDS encoding acyl-CoA dehydrogenase has translation MGHYKSNVRDLEFNLFEVFDVQDRLGKGVLAESDEETARGVLAELNTLAVGPLAESFADADRNPPVYDPKTFSATLPESFKKSYKTLWDGEWWRLGLRNELGGFGLPPTVQWAASELILGANPALYMYLAGPAFAGVVHANGTEEQKHWAQIMIERGWGATMVLTEPDAGSDVGAGRTKAVQQADGSWHIDGVKRFITSGDQDMTENIVHLVLARPEGHGPGTKGLSLFLVPKFHFDGQTGELGERNGAYVTNVEHKMGLKVSTTCEVTFGQHGTPAVGWLLGEVHDGIAQMFQVIEYARMMVGTKAIATLSTGYLNALDYAKQRVQGADLPNMMDKAAPRVTITHHPDVRRSLMLQKAYAEGLRAVYIYNATFQDQVWTQEGDEDAIKLAERVNDLLLPIVKGVGSERATEQLVQSLQTLGGSGFLQDYPIEQYIRDSKIDSLYEGTTAIQSLDFFFRKIIRDKGQALAFVAGEITKFIQAESGNGRLKQERELLKQALEDVQGILGALIQYLTASQEDSRNIYKVGQHSVRLLMATGDLLVGWLLQRQAEIAHAKLDAGATGKDKAFYEGKVAVAAFFAKNVLPQLSADRKIVESADNDLMDIDESAF, from the coding sequence ATGGGTCACTACAAGAGCAACGTCCGCGACCTCGAGTTCAACCTCTTCGAGGTGTTCGACGTCCAGGACCGACTGGGCAAGGGCGTGCTGGCCGAATCCGACGAGGAGACCGCCCGCGGTGTGCTCGCCGAGCTGAACACCCTGGCCGTTGGCCCGCTGGCCGAGTCGTTCGCCGACGCGGACCGCAACCCGCCGGTCTACGACCCGAAGACGTTCAGCGCCACGCTGCCCGAGTCCTTCAAGAAGTCCTACAAGACGCTGTGGGACGGCGAGTGGTGGCGGCTGGGCCTGCGCAACGAGCTGGGCGGCTTCGGCCTGCCCCCGACGGTGCAGTGGGCGGCCTCCGAGCTGATCCTGGGCGCCAACCCCGCGCTGTACATGTACCTCGCGGGCCCGGCGTTCGCGGGCGTCGTGCACGCCAACGGCACCGAAGAGCAGAAGCACTGGGCCCAGATCATGATCGAGCGCGGCTGGGGCGCCACCATGGTCCTCACCGAGCCCGACGCGGGCTCCGACGTCGGCGCCGGTCGCACCAAGGCCGTCCAGCAGGCCGACGGCTCCTGGCACATCGACGGAGTGAAGCGGTTCATCACCTCGGGCGACCAGGACATGACGGAAAACATCGTGCACCTGGTGCTGGCGCGGCCCGAGGGCCACGGCCCCGGCACCAAGGGCCTGAGCCTGTTCCTGGTCCCCAAGTTCCATTTCGACGGCCAGACCGGTGAGCTGGGCGAGCGCAACGGCGCCTACGTCACCAACGTCGAGCACAAGATGGGCCTGAAGGTCTCCACCACGTGTGAGGTCACCTTCGGCCAGCACGGCACCCCCGCCGTTGGCTGGCTGCTCGGCGAGGTGCACGACGGCATCGCGCAGATGTTCCAGGTCATCGAGTACGCCCGGATGATGGTCGGCACCAAGGCGATCGCCACGCTGTCCACCGGCTACCTCAACGCGCTGGACTACGCCAAGCAGCGCGTCCAGGGTGCCGACCTGCCGAACATGATGGACAAGGCCGCCCCGCGCGTCACCATCACCCACCACCCGGACGTGCGCCGCAGCCTCATGCTGCAGAAGGCTTACGCCGAGGGCCTGCGCGCGGTCTACATCTACAACGCCACCTTCCAGGACCAGGTCTGGACCCAGGAAGGCGACGAGGACGCGATCAAGCTGGCCGAGCGGGTCAACGACCTGCTGCTGCCGATCGTCAAGGGTGTCGGCTCCGAGCGGGCCACCGAGCAGCTCGTGCAGTCGCTGCAGACCCTGGGCGGCTCCGGCTTCCTGCAGGACTACCCCATCGAGCAGTACATCCGCGACTCCAAGATCGACTCGCTGTACGAGGGCACCACGGCGATCCAGTCGCTGGACTTCTTCTTCCGCAAGATCATCCGGGACAAGGGTCAGGCACTGGCCTTCGTCGCGGGCGAGATCACCAAGTTCATCCAGGCCGAGAGCGGCAACGGCCGCCTCAAGCAGGAGCGCGAGCTGCTCAAGCAGGCACTGGAAGACGTGCAGGGCATCCTCGGCGCGCTGATCCAGTACCTGACCGCGTCGCAGGAGGACTCCCGCAACATCTACAAGGTCGGCCAGCACTCCGTGCGCCTGCTGATGGCCACCGGCGACCTGCTCGTCGGCTGGCTGCTGCAGCGCCAGGCCGAGATCGCCCACGCCAAGCTCGACGCGGGCGCCACCGGCAAGGACAAGGCCTTCTACGAGGGCAAGGTCGCGGTCGCGGCGTTCTTCGCCAAGAACGTGCTGCCGCAGCTGTCGGCCGACCGCAAGATCGTCGAGTCGGCGGACAACGACCTGATGGACATCGACGAGTCCGCTTTCTGA
- a CDS encoding GlsB/YeaQ/YmgE family stress response membrane protein — MGIGGIFSAIIVGAILGIVGRAIAPGEQKIPWWLTILTGIAAAFVGTLLARPFGWDKTSGIDFLEIVLQVIVAVVAVTLVAGIWAKTRGGSTARH, encoded by the coding sequence ATGGGTATCGGTGGCATTTTCAGCGCGATCATCGTCGGGGCGATCCTCGGCATCGTGGGTCGGGCGATCGCGCCCGGCGAGCAGAAGATCCCGTGGTGGCTGACCATCCTGACCGGTATCGCGGCCGCGTTCGTCGGAACCCTGCTCGCTCGGCCGTTCGGGTGGGACAAGACGTCGGGGATCGACTTCCTGGAGATCGTGCTGCAGGTGATCGTCGCCGTGGTCGCGGTGACGCTGGTGGCCGGGATCTGGGCGAAGACACGGGGCGGGTCGACCGCGCGCCACTAG
- a CDS encoding VanW family protein, translating into MPDDHKWPGEHSWPEPPGERTELLPRAPIQPWGAGFEAPTERFQPAPDQSAEPEKKAPGWRKPAIIAGSVLGALALLYGVDLALSGGEVPRGVTVAGVEVGGLAQADAERTLREELEPRLTKPVTVRAGTIEDQVDPAKSGLTLDWAATLAQAGDQPLNPITRISSLFSTREVGVVSGTDDAKLTAAIDQLKGKVAKSPVEGAIKFDGATPAMIEPVAGQELDTAKARDRLVADWLAGKPLVLAVTETPVKTSLDGVRAAFEQVAKPAVAAPVVVKGEGKDAKIEPAVIASALTFETADGGGLTPKLDTAKIVEAVKPQLASTEKEGKDAQVVFEGGAPTVTPSVDGMGVKYDTAFATLLDVLKKAEAREIKVEYAKTPAKVTTEQANQLGIKEVIGEFTTKGFAADSGVNIRVTAQEVNGAIVKPGETFSLNGHTGPRTAAQGYVEAGVIKDGAPGREVGGGISQFATTLYNATYFAALKDAGHKEHSYYISRYPAAREATVFQDHAGNSVIDLKFTNDSATGIAIQTVWTPSSITVKIWGTKKYTVESVTGGRSAETPPNEKAGPAANCKASNGAPGFTTSDTRIIRDAATGAEVRRNTRTVKYNPQPKIVCQPPPAG; encoded by the coding sequence GTGCCGGACGACCACAAGTGGCCGGGGGAACACAGCTGGCCGGAACCGCCAGGGGAGCGGACCGAGCTGCTGCCGAGGGCGCCCATTCAGCCGTGGGGCGCCGGGTTCGAGGCGCCCACCGAGCGGTTCCAGCCCGCGCCCGACCAGTCCGCTGAGCCGGAGAAGAAGGCCCCCGGCTGGCGCAAGCCCGCGATCATCGCGGGCTCGGTCCTCGGTGCACTGGCCCTGCTCTACGGCGTCGACCTGGCGCTGAGCGGCGGCGAGGTGCCACGCGGGGTCACCGTCGCGGGCGTCGAGGTCGGCGGCCTCGCGCAGGCCGACGCCGAGCGCACCCTGCGCGAGGAACTGGAGCCACGGCTGACCAAGCCGGTCACCGTGCGCGCGGGCACCATCGAGGACCAGGTCGACCCGGCGAAGTCCGGGCTCACCCTGGACTGGGCCGCCACTCTCGCCCAAGCCGGTGACCAGCCGCTCAACCCGATCACCCGGATCAGCTCGCTGTTCAGCACCCGCGAGGTCGGCGTGGTCAGCGGCACCGACGACGCCAAGCTCACCGCCGCCATCGACCAGCTCAAGGGCAAGGTCGCCAAGTCCCCGGTCGAGGGCGCGATCAAGTTCGACGGCGCGACCCCGGCGATGATCGAGCCGGTCGCGGGCCAGGAACTCGACACCGCCAAGGCGCGCGACCGGCTCGTGGCCGACTGGCTCGCGGGCAAGCCGCTGGTGTTGGCCGTGACCGAGACTCCGGTCAAGACCAGCCTTGACGGCGTACGCGCCGCGTTCGAGCAGGTCGCCAAGCCCGCCGTCGCGGCCCCGGTCGTGGTGAAGGGCGAGGGCAAGGACGCCAAGATCGAGCCCGCCGTCATCGCCTCGGCCCTGACCTTCGAGACCGCCGATGGCGGCGGTCTGACGCCGAAGCTGGACACGGCCAAGATCGTCGAAGCGGTCAAGCCGCAGCTCGCGTCCACCGAGAAGGAAGGCAAGGACGCCCAGGTCGTCTTCGAGGGCGGCGCCCCGACGGTCACCCCGTCGGTCGACGGCATGGGGGTCAAGTACGACACCGCCTTCGCGACCCTGCTCGACGTGCTCAAAAAGGCCGAAGCGCGGGAGATCAAGGTCGAGTACGCCAAGACCCCCGCGAAGGTGACCACCGAGCAGGCCAACCAGCTCGGGATCAAGGAGGTCATCGGCGAGTTCACCACCAAGGGCTTCGCCGCCGACTCGGGAGTCAACATCCGGGTGACCGCGCAGGAGGTCAACGGCGCGATCGTCAAACCCGGCGAGACGTTCAGCCTCAACGGCCACACCGGCCCGCGCACCGCCGCGCAGGGCTACGTAGAGGCGGGCGTGATCAAGGACGGCGCCCCGGGCCGCGAGGTCGGCGGCGGCATCTCCCAGTTCGCCACCACGCTCTACAACGCCACGTATTTCGCGGCGCTGAAAGACGCGGGCCACAAGGAACACAGCTACTACATCAGCCGCTACCCGGCCGCCCGCGAGGCGACGGTGTTCCAGGACCACGCGGGCAACAGCGTCATCGATCTCAAGTTCACCAACGACTCGGCCACCGGCATCGCCATCCAGACCGTGTGGACGCCGTCGTCGATCACGGTGAAGATCTGGGGCACCAAGAAGTACACCGTCGAATCGGTCACCGGCGGCCGCTCGGCCGAGACCCCGCCCAACGAGAAGGCGGGCCCAGCCGCGAACTGCAAGGCCAGCAACGGCGCCCCCGGCTTCACCACCTCAGACACCCGCATCATCCGCGACGCCGCCACCGGCGCCGAGGTGCGGCGCAACACCCGGACGGTGAAGTACAACCCGCAGCCGAAGATCGTCTGCCAACCACCGCCTGCAGGCTGA
- a CDS encoding co-chaperone GroES, with translation MLHDRLLVQLTPEEGERRSTGGIVIPATAQMATRLAWGDVLGVGMNVRTVKVADRVLFNPEDQLEVEVQGRNYLVMRERDVHAIASERTEHGTGLYL, from the coding sequence ATGCTGCACGACCGGCTGTTGGTCCAGCTCACCCCGGAGGAGGGAGAGCGGCGCAGCACCGGAGGGATCGTCATTCCGGCCACCGCACAGATGGCGACGCGGCTCGCGTGGGGCGACGTCCTCGGGGTTGGCATGAACGTGCGCACCGTCAAGGTCGCCGACCGTGTCCTGTTCAACCCGGAAGACCAGCTCGAAGTCGAGGTGCAGGGCCGCAACTACCTGGTCATGCGCGAGCGCGACGTGCACGCCATCGCCAGCGAGCGCACCGAACACGGGACCGGGCTGTATCTGTAA
- a CDS encoding NHL domain-containing thioredoxin family protein, protein MTSQIRGRVRAPELVGRGWLNTGGQTPHLGDFRGKVLLLDFWTFCCINCLHVLDELRPIEAEFADVLVTVGVHSPKFVHEADEQALKAAVERYDVHHPVLDDPDLTTWQAYAVKAWPTLVLVDPEGYVVHVAAGEGHAEALRRVIAEVVAEHEAKGTLHRGDGPYVPPVAEDTPLRFPAKAVTSPNGTLLVADTAHHRVVELAGDDIVKAFGTGERGRVDGREATFSEPSGLAVLPDEIARKVGYHVVVADTVNHLLRGLNLDTGEVTTVAGTGDQWRDGRDDGPALETDLTSPWDVAWWRSEIVIAMAGNHTLGAFDPVTGQVRRFAGTTVEGLLNGPVAEAFFAQTSGLAADGDRLWLVDSETSALRWIDADLVVHTAIGRGLFDFGHRDGAADQALLQHPLGVAVLGDGTVAVADTYNGAIRRFDPETGQVSTLATGIAEPSGLVVHDGVLTVVASAAHRLETPVAAASLVAGEAHQVRRPPSDLAAGAVELAVVFTPPPGQKFDDRYGPSTRLEVTSSPPELLAEGAGVGTDLIRKLVVAEGFSEGVIHVVAQGASCDDDGSEHAACHLTRQDWGVPVRIVADGARRLALVMGGMDDHA, encoded by the coding sequence GTGACTTCTCAGATTCGTGGGCGGGTTCGTGCGCCCGAGCTTGTCGGGCGGGGGTGGCTCAACACCGGAGGCCAGACGCCGCATCTCGGGGACTTCCGGGGCAAGGTGCTGCTGCTCGACTTCTGGACGTTCTGCTGCATCAACTGCCTGCACGTCCTCGACGAGCTCCGCCCCATCGAGGCCGAGTTCGCCGACGTCCTGGTCACCGTCGGTGTCCATTCGCCCAAGTTCGTGCACGAGGCCGATGAGCAGGCGCTCAAGGCCGCCGTCGAGCGCTACGACGTGCACCACCCCGTCCTCGACGACCCCGACCTGACCACCTGGCAGGCCTACGCGGTCAAGGCGTGGCCGACGCTGGTCCTGGTCGACCCCGAGGGCTACGTCGTGCACGTCGCCGCCGGGGAGGGGCATGCCGAGGCGCTGCGGCGGGTGATCGCCGAGGTGGTGGCCGAACACGAGGCCAAGGGCACGCTGCACCGCGGCGACGGGCCGTACGTGCCCCCGGTCGCCGAGGACACCCCGCTGCGGTTCCCGGCCAAGGCCGTGACCAGCCCGAACGGCACCCTCCTCGTCGCCGACACCGCCCATCACCGCGTGGTCGAGCTGGCAGGCGATGACATCGTCAAAGCGTTCGGCACCGGGGAGCGCGGCCGTGTCGACGGCCGCGAAGCCACCTTCTCCGAGCCCTCCGGCCTGGCCGTGCTGCCCGACGAGATCGCCAGGAAAGTCGGCTACCACGTCGTCGTCGCCGACACGGTCAATCACCTGCTGCGAGGCCTCAACCTCGACACTGGCGAGGTCACCACCGTCGCGGGCACCGGCGACCAGTGGCGCGACGGCCGCGACGACGGCCCCGCCCTGGAGACCGACCTGACCAGCCCGTGGGACGTCGCGTGGTGGCGGTCCGAGATCGTCATCGCCATGGCGGGCAACCACACCCTCGGCGCGTTCGACCCGGTCACCGGCCAGGTCCGCCGCTTCGCCGGGACCACCGTGGAAGGTCTGCTCAACGGTCCCGTCGCCGAGGCGTTCTTCGCCCAGACCTCGGGCCTGGCCGCTGACGGCGACCGGCTCTGGCTGGTCGACTCGGAGACCTCCGCCCTGCGCTGGATCGATGCCGACCTCGTCGTGCACACCGCGATCGGGCGCGGCCTGTTCGACTTCGGCCACCGTGACGGCGCCGCCGACCAGGCGCTGCTGCAGCACCCGCTGGGTGTCGCGGTGCTCGGCGACGGCACGGTCGCCGTCGCCGACACCTACAACGGCGCCATCCGCCGGTTCGACCCGGAGACCGGGCAGGTCAGCACCCTGGCGACCGGTATCGCCGAGCCGTCGGGGCTGGTCGTGCACGACGGCGTTCTGACCGTGGTCGCGTCCGCCGCGCACCGGCTGGAGACCCCGGTGGCCGCCGCGTCGCTGGTCGCGGGCGAGGCCCACCAGGTGCGCAGGCCGCCGTCCGACCTCGCCGCGGGCGCGGTCGAACTCGCCGTTGTGTTCACCCCGCCGCCTGGGCAGAAGTTCGACGACCGCTACGGCCCGTCGACCCGGCTGGAGGTCACCTCGTCGCCGCCCGAGCTGCTCGCCGAGGGTGCGGGGGTGGGAACGGATCTGATCAGGAAACTGGTCGTCGCCGAGGGGTTCAGCGAGGGTGTGATCCATGTCGTAGCGCAGGGAGCAAGCTGCGACGACGATGGCTCCGAACACGCCGCATGCCATCTGACCAGGCAGGATTGGGGTGTCCCGGTGCGGATCGTCGCCGACGGCGCGCGCAGGTTGGCGCTGGTGATGGGCGGGATGGACGACCACGCATAG
- a CDS encoding SRPBCC family protein encodes MSTPDARAQVVVDAPADRVYALVSDLPGLAGVAEEFAGGKWLGGVNQAQIGARFRGSNRRGIRFWTTVSTVTDASPSRFAFEVKSMGLPVSRWQYDIEPTDGGCQVTESTWDRRPGWFRPLTYFATGVTDRSVHNQRNIERTLASLKQAAES; translated from the coding sequence ATGAGCACTCCCGACGCCCGCGCCCAGGTAGTAGTCGACGCCCCAGCCGACCGCGTGTACGCGCTGGTCAGCGACCTACCTGGGCTCGCGGGCGTCGCGGAGGAGTTCGCGGGCGGCAAGTGGCTGGGCGGGGTCAACCAGGCCCAGATCGGCGCCCGCTTCCGCGGCTCCAACCGGCGCGGAATCCGCTTCTGGACCACGGTCTCCACCGTCACGGACGCGTCGCCGTCGCGCTTCGCCTTCGAGGTCAAGTCGATGGGCCTGCCGGTCTCACGCTGGCAGTACGACATCGAGCCCACCGACGGCGGTTGTCAGGTCACCGAGTCGACGTGGGACCGCAGGCCGGGCTGGTTCCGCCCGCTGACCTACTTCGCGACCGGCGTGACGGACCGGAGCGTGCACAACCAGCGCAACATCGAACGGACTCTGGCGAGCCTGAAGCAGGCCGCCGAGTCCTGA